In Ahaetulla prasina isolate Xishuangbanna chromosome 5, ASM2864084v1, whole genome shotgun sequence, the following are encoded in one genomic region:
- the CLDN14 gene encoding claudin-14, with the protein MESMAIQPLGFFLSLLGSAGTITVTILPHWWNSAHVGTNIITAVAYIKGLWMECVWHSTGISQCQFHHSPLALPRDLQAARAMMVISCLLSTLACVIAVIGMKCTQCAKASSTKNIFAVLGGILFILAGIVCLIPVSWTTNDVVTDFYNPMLTNGMKYEIGHALYLGFVCASLSIIGGIILCASCQQVENDIRSQQQSRSTRLAPSFRPPMAYKSNHSPPHASASFNGYRLNDYV; encoded by the coding sequence ATGGAAAGCATGGCAATTCAGCCGCTGGGCTTTTTCTTGAGTCTTCTTGGCTCAGCTGGAACCATCACTGTGACCATCCTGCCTCACTGGTGGAACAGCGCTCATGTGGGAACCAATATCATCACAGCTGTGGCATACATAAAGGGTCTCTGGATGGAATGTGTTTGGCACAGTACTGGAATCTCCCAGTGTCAGTTCCACCATTCACCACTCGCTTTGCCTCGTGACCTTCAAGCAGCCCGAGCCATGATGGTGATATCCTGCCTTCTTTCAACTCTGGCCTGTGTAATTGCTGTTATTGGCATGAAGTGTACCCAATGTGCCAAAGCGTCCTCCACCAAAAATATATTTGCTGTCCTAGGTGGCATCCTTTTCATACTGGCTGGAATTGTGTGTCTCATCCCTGTTTCTTGGACAACAAATGATGTGGTGACTGATTTCTACAACCCAATGTTGACCAATGGGATGAAATATGAGATTGGGCATGCCCTTTACCTTGGCTTTGTGTGTGCTTCACTGAGTATAATTGGTGGAATAATCTTGTGTGCTTCGTGTCAGCAGGTGGAGAATGACATACGTTCCcagcaacaatcaagaagtacaAGATTAGCTCCATCCTTCAGACCACCAATGGCTTACAAGTCAAATCACAGTCCTCCGCACGCATCTGCTTCTTTCAATGGTTACAGGTTAAATGATTATGTATAA